In one window of Plasmodium berghei ANKA genome assembly, chromosome: 14 DNA:
- a CDS encoding SUMO-activating enzyme subunit 2, putative, whose amino-acid sequence MHKTIRKIFDTKICERLESMNILLVGAGGIGSEFLKSIITIGCKNIDIIDIDTIDITNLNRQFLFKKKDVKKHKSIVAKERALKHRKDLNINAYTFDVCTMKGSDISKYDYVINALDNIKARKYVNKLCITEKKVLIEAGSTGYNGQVYPIFSSETKCYNCEEKPKNKTYAICTIRQTPSLPEHCVAWGKLIFETFFCKNDNETLIDIKKHIEEESKKRNMDKEEIIRFIFNYLFHDTINELISLKKDYAIMPKPILFEENLKQEPHNIEKLSQEMPNSNLKTNDNKLIDKIYENNSIQLSSQNIWNKEKCIEMYVSTFNKLYKYLNIKKTTEEYLIFDKDDDDCINFITCLSNLRMINFSIKQKSKFDIQSIAGNIIPAISSTNAIVAAFQAAQLVHVIEHFELLKEKETEQNGNKKKEISLRDSRAKHIWIKNVVNGNKIFSRGNIVNAENLETPNPNCYVCQQPVINIYIKNFNDITLNSFVKEICMNELSFLYPFLDNQDRNIFDYDTFLENDDDYMKSLSNSLHEWDIKHDDILTLTDAQDTKNQIEIHLKEDKSLESLYLISSKLTKKRKPKVTTIEERPTKSAKKMKFIPEDDIIIVEKMETNNDKKVEEIIIDNIENNEESVVVID is encoded by the exons ATGCACAAAActataagaaaaattttTGATACCAAAATATGTGAAAGACTAGAAAGCATGAATATATTACTGGTAGGAGCTGGGGGAATAGGAAgtgaatttttaaaaagtataattACTATAGGGTGTAAAAACATAGATATAATAGATATTGATACAATTGatataacaaatttaaatagacaatttttatttaaaaaaaaagatgtaaaaaaacataaatcaATAGTGGCAAAAGAAAGAGCATTAAAACATCGAAAAGacttaaatattaatgcaTATACATTTGATGTGTGTACTATGAAGGGTAGtgatatttcaaaatatgaTTATGTAATAAATGCGTTAGATAATATTAAAGCTCgaaaatatgttaataaGTTATGTATAACggaaaaaaaagttttaaTAGAAGCAGGGAGTACAGGATATAATGGACAAGTTTATCCAATATTTTCAAGTGAAAcaaaatgttataattGTGAAGAAAaaccaaaaaataaaacctATGCAATATGCACTATAAGGCAAACACCATCTTTACCTGAACATTGTGTTGCATGGGGAAAACTTATTTTtgaaacatttttttgtaaaaatgaCAATGAAACATTaattgatataaaaaaacatattgaAGAAGAATCaaagaaaagaaatatgGATAAAGAAGAGATTATccgatttatttttaattatttatttcatgatacaataaatgaattaatttctttaaaaaaagattaTGCAATTATGCCCAAACCAATATTGTTtgaagaaaatttaaaacaGGAACCtcataatattgaaaagtTAAGCCAGGAAATGCCAAACAGCAATTTGAAaacaaatgataataaactaattgataaaatatatgaaaataattctatACAATTATCTTCtcaaaatatatggaaTAAAGAAAAGTGTATAGAAATGTATGTAAGtacttttaataaattgtataaatatttaaatattaaaaaaacgacagaagaatatttaatatttgataaagatgatgatgattgtattaattttataacttGTTTATCTAATTTAAGAATGATTAACTTTTcaattaaacaaaaaagtAAATTTGATATACAATCAATAGCAGGAAATATAATTCCCGCTATTTCATCAACAAATGCAATTGTTGCTGCTTTTCAAGCTGCTCAACTTGTCCATGTTATTGAGCATTTTGAacttttaaaagaaaaggaAACCGaacaaaatggaaataaaaaaaaagaaataagtTTGAGGGACAGTAGAGCTAAACATATATGGATTAAAAATGTTGttaatggaaataaaatattttcacgAGGAAATATCGTTAACGCAGAAAATTTAGAAACACCCAATCCAAATTGTTATGTATGTCAACAACCAgtgataaatatttatatcaaaaattttaatgatataacATTAAATAGTTTTGTAAAAGAAATATGTATGAATGAATTATCATTTCTATATCCATTTTTAGATAATCAAgatagaaatatatttgattatgatacatttttagaaaatgatgatgatTATATGAAAAGCTTATCGAATTCATTACACGAATGGGATATTAAGCATGATGATATTTTAACTTTAACAGATGCTCAAGATACTAAAAATCAAATAGAAATTCATTTAAAAGAGGATAAATCACTGGAaagtttatatttaataagtAGCAAATTAAccaaaaaaagaaaaccAAAGGTGACAACAATCGAAGAAAGACCCACGAAAAG tgcaaaaaaaatgaaattcaTTCCAGAGGatgatattattattgtggAGAAAATGGAAACGAATAACGATAAAAAAGttgaagaaataataatcgacaacattgaaaataatgaagaatCTGTCGTAGTAATTGATTAA
- a CDS encoding S-adenosyl-methyltransferase, putative, which yields MNRILFILFLILIDFKKCFKINNSNNIQFVGNFVYSPRCNNVLKRNRTKKKENYIFDFSLKEKETNKNETNIFDDSYIYHTPVLVNEVIQILDTTLLTSQSDKIINNLNTNKDDISSNNTSTLIWNKENDLKFNNEKIENVYDRNNDKLKFYNNINYDKNILLCKEDEYLIDATLGGGGHTLEILKKFTNLKVISIDKDIEAIYYNKYKLKSYINKNRLKIIHGNYKDILFLLNYYSLPLFNTYSAILADLGLSTHQIKSSKRGFSYKYNDILDMNMNKYTEKEYIKDHINKELKQDSKIKELYMTSESHDNNIYHKNYDSKKIHDILNTYNLKKLKYIIQKFGEEKKAFKIAKKIIEWRKKNGEIITTFDLKNIILSTCKNNYKSNNKVLSRVFQSFRIYINSELLSLKNLLLSSHKILKQGGVLIVISYHSLENKYIDLFVKNKTKLWNQINIQPIVPTDQEIKLNKSSRSAKMFVFKKI from the coding sequence ATGAATAGAATATTGTTtatcctttttttaatcttaatcgattttaaaaaatgctttaaaataaacaattcaaataatatccAATTTGTGGggaattttgtttattcgCCTCGATGCAATAATGTACTTAAAAGAAACagaactaaaaaaaaagaaaattatatttttgatttctcgttaaaagaaaaagaaacaaataaaaatgaaacaaaCATATTTGACgattcatatatttatcatacCCCAGTGTTGGTCAATGAAGTAATACAAATTCTAGATACTACATTATTGACCAGTCAAagtgataaaataattaataatctaaatacaaataaagaTGACATATCATCAAATAACACCAGCACATTAATTTggaataaagaaaatgatttaaaatttaataatgaaaaaatagaaaatgtGTATGATagaaataatgataaattaaaattctataataatattaattatgataaaaacattttattgTGTAAAGAAGATGAATATTTGATAGATGCAACTTTAGGAGGGGGGGGTCATACTTTAgagattttaaaaaaatttacaaatttaaaagTGATTTCTATAGATAAAGATATCGAAgcaatttattataataaatataaattaaaatcatatataaataaaaatcgacttaaaattattcatggaaattataaagatattttatttttactaaattattattcgTTACCACTATTTAACACTTATAGTGCTATTTTAGCAGATTTAGGTTTATCGACCCATCAAATTAAAAGTAGCAAAAGAGGATTtagttataaatataatgatattcttgatatgaatatgaataaatatacagaaaaagaatatatcaaggatcatataaataaagaattaaaaCAAGACAGCAAAATAAAGGAACTATATATGACAAGCGAATCtcatgataataatatttatcataaaaattatgatagtaaaaaaatccatgatattttaaatacatacaatcttaaaaaattaaaatatattatacaaaaatttggagaagaaaaaaaagcttttaaaattgcaaaaaaaataatcgaATGGCGAAAAAAGAATGGGGAAATTATAACCACatttgatttaaaaaatattatcctTTCAacttgtaaaaataattataaatcgAATAATAAAGTTTTATCGAGAGTATTTCAATCATTTAGAATCTATATTAATAGTGAATTGctatcattaaaaaatttattattatcttctcataaaatattaaaacaaGGAGGAGTTTTAATTGTTATTTCATATCATtctttagaaaataaatacattgatttatttgttaaaaataaaacaaaattatggAACCAAATTAATATACAGCCAATAGTACCTACTGATCAAGAAATCAAACTAAACAAATCATCACGATCTGCAAAAATGTTtgttttcaaaaaaatataa
- a CDS encoding p25-alpha family protein, putative, whose amino-acid sequence METVFNIYTKNMPDMDSRTFVKILKDSKLLNKKITAVDADITFAKVKTQGSKRIKYDQFVEAIKYITEKNKLDYDQFVEKLCNEASNGPILYGTKAEATRFHDDKSTYTGVHKLGGPTTIDKNKTQFSSISEITDRSECNIRGVNLSVEKNV is encoded by the exons atggaaacagtttttaatatatacacaaaaaatatgccTGATATGGACAGTAGAACCtttgttaaaattttaaaagattcaa agttgttaaacaaaaaaataacagcAGTTGATGCAGATATTACTTTTGCTAAAGTAAAAACGCAAGGATCtaaaagaattaaatatGACCAATTTGTTGAAgcaattaaatatataactgAGAAAAACAAGTTAGATTATGATCAATTTGTTGAAAAGTTATGTAATGAAGCTTCAAACGGACCAATACTATATGGAACTAAAGCTGAAGCAACTAGATTTCATGATGATAAATCGACATATACTGGTGTACATAAGTTAGGGGGGCCAACAACTAttgacaaaaataaaacacaGTTTTCAAGCATATCTGAAATCACTGATCGTTCTGAATGTAACATAAGAGGAGTTAATCTTAGCgtcgaaaaaaatgtataa
- a CDS encoding clustered-asparagine-rich protein, putative, whose amino-acid sequence MSSDILNATIDGVLNTKLHIQNIPPHITDSHLRSALGNAGQIKDICYFNKNKKQINNNFGNNKKIYNTALITFNTHEEALNVLKNIKNLIDTSSEERSIEAKFAVPNLNNNMINKNNMNGNMSNSNNNFQNNFNNENFGNNNMNNFNFYNNNSQNSFMNRNVRNKNTNNIMNINNMNTTQMNNMPMINQNNFMVNNNYKNNKNMNDMLGDDNITPKSANSNINNSGNNSPMFRQHNNNNNVNMHQGNDSALDEYNDNTEGLSLWEIYKDKNNNTFYYNNLTKHSQWNKPIHPNKLFQHNNNEKTKQNGPSGSNLFIFHIPSEWTDLDLFQHFCCFGNIISSKIQRDSTGRNSGFGFVSYDNVMSAHHAIQFMNGYFVNNKYLKVQLKKGEDAKEVQD is encoded by the coding sequence ATGAGTAGTGACATATTAAATGCAACGATCGATGGGGTTCTAAATACGAAACTTCATATTCAAAACATCCCTCCACATATTACTGATTCCCATTTAAGATCAGCATTAGGAAACGCGGGTCAGATTAAAGATATATgctattttaataaaaacaaaaaacagataaataataattttggtaataataaaaagatatataacACAGCTTTGATCACATTTAATACTCATGAAGAAGCATTAAAtgttttgaaaaatataaaaaatttaattgaCACAAGTTCTGAGGAAAGAAGCATTGAAGCTAAGTTTGCCGTCCCAAATCTTAATAACAATAtgattaataaaaataatatgaacgGAAATATGTCTAacagtaataataatttccaaaacaattttaacaACGAAAATTTTGGTAATAACAATATGAATaactttaatttttataataacaattcACAAAATAGCTTTATGAACAGAAATgtaagaaataaaaatacaaataatataatgaatataaacaatatgAATACAACgcaaatgaataatatgcCTATgataaatcaaaataattttatggtTAACAAtaactataaaaataacaaaaatatgaacGATATGTTAGGAGATGATAATATAACCCCCAAAAGTGCTAATagtaatattaataatagtgGTAATAATAGCCCAATGTTCAGAcaacataataataataataatgtaaatatgCATCAAGGTAATGATAGTGCATTAGATGAATATAATGACAATACAGAAGGATTGAGCTTATgggaaatatataaagataaaaataataacacattttattataacaaTTTAACAAAACATAGTCAATGGAATAAGCCAATACATCCAAATAAACTTTTTcaacataataataatgaaaaaacaaaacagAATGGGCCCAGTGGAAGtaacttatttatttttcatattccTAGTGAATGGACTGATTTAGATTTATTTCAACATTTTTGTTGTTTtggaaatataatttcttCAAAAATTCAAAGAGATAGTACAGGGAGAAATTCAGGATTTGGTTTTGTTAGTTACGATAATGTTATGAGTGCACACCATGCAATTCAATTTATGAATGGctattttgttaataacaaatatttgaaaGTTCAACTCAAAAAAGGAGAGGACGCAAAGGAAGTACaggattaa
- a CDS encoding protein-S-isoprenylcysteine O-methyltransferase, putative has translation MNVTIWFLTSLMMYIFFLNYESLIYLMNGNLYQILYKYNIYKYVEYYLHIFLEHGFVCIYVFVAFQPTKNVYKKRSKYNYIFAKILLIYFFFFLFHSIINIKNNFPLNAFYLVIIIFHLSEFFLSFIHNKNNYNYYNFLVNPNYGYVYFFILTLIEYYTKIFLFAILYSCEKWINKRVLHNLLIFNYFFFKNYIENYGICNYTYPDKIVLTRWTNYSQKNIEIYSTFGKNIFLHNNNNKINDIQLTKNLLINKLSPFEKVRNIIFMISLSNKYKIIATNKYGTILNPIYRKINKKNTEKENYKYEMEKKNNIHSLPINIDDTILDRYQKCLFTNILNKPNKKMYNLTNSFFIKIILKYGDIFEKYDIPRQYNKKYTNYYLFIVLLSLLFSLMGLILRIFGLLHCSKNFCFYVLNADSLINKYIKNKHSLVTWGLYKYMRHPCYTGWFYYSLFLQLSLFNIFGFFLCFIVSWMYFYNTIKREEKFLIECYDEEYRKYKAQTPHIYIPFMKNL, from the exons atgaacGTTACAATATGGTTCTTAACATCCTTGATGATGTATATCTTCTTTTTAAACTATGAGagtttgatatatttaatgaatGGAAACTTATATCAaatattgtataaatataatatatataaatatgttgaatactatttacatatatttttagaacACGGATTtgtgtgtatatatgtttttgtTGCATTTCAGCCTACtaaaaatgtgtataaaaaacgtagtaaatataattatatatttgcaaaaatattattaatatatttttttttctttcttttccattccattattaatataaaaaacaactTTCCACTTAatgcattttatttagttattattatttttcatttatctgaattttttttgtcttttatacataataaaaataattataattattataatttcttAGTAAATCCAAATTATGGTtatgtgtatttttttatcttaaCATTAATTGAATACTATACTaagatatttttatttgctatattatattcttgtgaaaaatggataaataaaagagtATTGCATaatcttttaatatttaattatttttttttcaaaaattatatcGAAAATTATGGAATATGCAACTACACTTACCCAGACAAAATCGTCTTAACTAGATGGACAAATTACtcccaaaaaaatatcgaaatatattctacttttggaaaaaatatatttcttcacaataataataacaaaataaatgatatacaattaacaaaaaacctcttaataaataaacttTCTCCATTTGAAAAAGTTcgaaatataatatttatgattAGCCTTTCAAacaaatacaaaattatagCTACCAATAAATATGGCACTATATTAAATCCAATATacagaaaaataaataagaagaatacagaaaaagaaaattataaatatgaaatggaaaaaaaaaataacatccATTCCTTGCCTATTAATATTGATGATACTATTTTGGATAGATATCAAAAGTGtctttttacaaatattcTGAACAAAccaaacaaaaaaatgtataatttaaccaactctttttttatcaaaattattttaaaatacggggatatatttgaaaagtACGATATACCAAGACAAtacaacaaaaaatatactaactattatttattcattgttttattatcattactATTTAGCTTAATGGGATTGATTTTAAGAATATTTGGTTTGTTACATTGCTCtaaaaatttttgtttttatgttttaaatGCAGATtctttaataaataaatatatcaaaaataaacatagtTTGGTAACATGGGggttatataaatatatgcgTCATCCATGTTATACTGGTTGGTTCTACTACTCTTTAT TTTTACAACTTTCCTTATTTAACATTTTCGGATTTTTCTTATGCTTTATTGTATCATGGATGTACTTTTACAATACAATAAAACGTGAAGAAAAATTTTTGATCGAGTGCTATGATGAAGAATATCGAAAATATAAAGCGCAAACCCCACATATATA tatacCATTCATGAAAAATTTGTAA